One part of the Prionailurus bengalensis isolate Pbe53 chromosome B2, Fcat_Pben_1.1_paternal_pri, whole genome shotgun sequence genome encodes these proteins:
- the LOC122490586 gene encoding olfactory receptor 2W1-like — MDTNNGSSITDFILLGFSDWPQLEHIISGIVFIFYIVTLVGNTTIILVSNLDSQLHTPMYFFLSNLSFLDLCYATSIIPQMLVNLWGPTKSITYGGCVLQFFFALDFGATECLLLAVMAYDRYAAVCQPLYYTIIMHPQLCQKMVLTAWLGDLGSAFILCSLTLKLPRCGHREVNNFFCEMPALLKMACVYSKVMEVIVFALGVILLLVPLSLILISYTVITQAVMRIKSVARWRKVLNTCGSHLTVVTLFYGTIIYMYMKPQNSTSQDEGKFLTFFYTIVTPTLNPLIYTLRNKDVKCAVKRILWVEKWSSNS, encoded by the coding sequence ATGGACACAAACAATGGAAGTTCAATAACAGATTTCATCCTGCTGGGGTTTTCTGATTGGCCCCAATTAGAACACATCATCTCTGGGATTGTCTTCATCTTCTATATTGTGACTCTGGTAGGAAACACAACCATCATTCTTGTGTCTAACCTAGACAGCCAGCTCCATActcccatgtatttcttcctatCCAATTTGTCTTTTCTGGATCTCTGTTATGCAACTAGCATCATCCCACAGATGTTGGTTAATCTATGGGGTCCAACAAAGTCTATTACCTATGGAGGATGTGTGCTCCAATTCTTCTTTGCCCTTGACTTTGGAGCCACAGAATGTCTTCTCTTGGctgtgatggcctatgaccgctatgctGCTGTTTGTCAACCTCTTTACTACACAATAATAATGCACCCTCAGCTTTGCCAGAAGATGGTGCTCACCGCCTGGTTAGGTGATCTTGGTAGTGCCTTCATTCTTTGCTCCTTGACTTTGAAGTTGCCAAGATGTGGGCACCGGGAGGTCAATAATTTTTTCTGTGAGATGCCAGCATTGCTCAAGATGGCTTGTGTCTACTCAAAAGTAATGGAGGTCATCGTCTTTGCTCTTGGAGTGATATTACTTCTAGTACCTCTATCACTAATTCTCATCTCCTATACAGTTATCACTCAAGCTGTCATGAGGATCAAGTCAGTGGCAAGGTGGCGTAAGGTTCTTAATACATGTGGTTCCCACCTCACAGTAGTAACTCTTTTTTATGGAACAATCATTTATATGTACATGAAGCCACAGAACAGCACATCCCAAGACGAGGGGAAATTCCTTACTTTCTTTTACACAATCGTCACACCCACCCTTAACCCTCTGATCTatactttaagaaacaaagatgtaaaatgtgcAGTAAAGAGAATACTGTGGGTAGAAAAATGGTCATCAAATTCATGA